A window of the Zeugodacus cucurbitae isolate PBARC_wt_2022May chromosome 4, idZeuCucr1.2, whole genome shotgun sequence genome harbors these coding sequences:
- the LOC105212663 gene encoding fidgetin-like protein 1 isoform X2: MCENRKDLARQYVVEENIWNSSCSSASEKAAAWRRQLLILGNSEHNLPKTEVYALLQHHHARLDSKTLDEYKCKRINSDSDFEPSCSGAYESCKKREITEDDLRYFQDSNYRENIEINSNVDTDVQPQPRSSTSTFLHPQKQPKLDESTKATSNKTERITENPVSCDKTHINEPSIEENQFRTAREILLAKTIQKSNTNNERSGNDFKDMSNPTKKTEVPMYFNYGITKKVLGSRRTTRSGFVSPVAKDSTFATNSSPHHTPSPPLNSTPEEIDERLKNIDPKMVDLIKNEIMYKYKPMDWNDIAGLDYVKSIIKEAVVYPLLRPDIFTGLRRPPRGILLFGPPGTGKTLIGKCIASQSQSTFFSISSSTLTSKWVGEGEKMVRALFAVAAVHQPSVVFIDEVDSLLSKRSESEHDSSRKLKNEFLVQLDGAATSEEDRVLIVGATNRPQELDDAARRRFARRLYIPLPEVCARIQILKNLLGSVSNDLDENNIQMIGDQTNGYSGADMDILCREASMEPLRSIPPDQILHIVKDKVRPVNINDFILALQSVRPSVSRDDLAQYIEWNKEYGALQQMK; the protein is encoded by the exons ATGTGCGAAAATCGGAAGGATTTGGCCAGGCAATATGTTGTCgaagaaaatatttggaattctTCATGTTCTAGCGCATCGGAAAAAGCCGCGGCATGGCGACGGCAGCTTCTTATATTAGGAAATTCGGAACA taATTTGCCAAAAACCGAAGTCTATGCCCTGCTACAACATCATCATGCCCGTTTGGATTCTAAAACCTTAGAcgaatataaatgtaaacgcaTAAATTCG GATTCGGATTTTGAGCCTTCGTGTAGTGGTGCCTATGAAAGTTGTAAGAAAAGAGAAATAACAGAAGATGATTTGCGGTATTTCCAAGATTCGAATTAccgagaaaatattgaaataaacagTAACGTGGACACAGACGTACAACCACAACCGAGAAGTAGTACATCAACCTTTTTACATCCACAAAAACAACCTAAACTTGATGAAAGTACCAAGGCAACAAGTAATAAAACTGAAAGAATTACCGAAAACCCCGTAAGCTGCGATAAAACACACATTAATGAACCATCCATAGAAGAAAACCAATTTCGAACCGCAAGAGAAATACTTTTGGCTAAAACCATCCAA aaATCTAATACTAATAATGAACGTAGCGGAAATGATTTTAAGGATATGTCGAATCCTACCAAGAAAACAGAAGTACCCATGTATTTCAATTATGGCATAACCAAGAAAGTGTTAGGTTCTCGAAGGACAACAAGGTCAGGATTTGTTTCACCCGTAGCAAAGGACAg TACATTTGCGACGAATTCATCACCTCATCATACTCCGTCGCCACCATTAAATTCAACACCCGAAGAAATTGATGAGAGACTTAAAAATATAGATCCAAAAATGGTCGATCTAATTAAGAATGAAATAATGTACAAATACAAGCCTATGG ACTGGAATGATATCGCTGGCTTAGATTACGTAAAATCGATTATTAAAGAAGCGGTTGTATACCCCTTACTGCGTCCTGATATATTTACTGGCTTACGACGTCCTCCACGTGGTATATTATTATTTGGACCGCCAGGAACAGGGAAAACGCTAATTGGTAAATGCATCGCTTCTCAATCGCAGTCAACATTTTTTAGTATTAGTTCGTCTACTTTAACATCAAAATGGGTTGGTGAAGGTGAAAAAATGGTAAGGGCATTATTTGCGGTGGCTGCTGTACATCAACCGTCG GTGGTATTTATCGATGAAGTTGATTCTCTTCTGTCTAAACGCTCTGAATCTGAACATGACAGTTCCCGCAAATTAAAA AACGAGTTTTTGGTGCAATTGGATGGCGCTGCAACAAGTGAAGAAGACCGTGTACTCATTGTAGGCGCTACTAACAGACCACAGGAGTTAGATGATGCTGCACGCAGGCGCTTCGCCAGACGTTTATACATCCCTCTTCCTGAAGTATGTGCTCGAAtacaaattctaaaaaatctgcTGGGAAGTGTTAGTAATGATTTagatgaaaataatatacagaTGATTGGAGATCAAACTAACGGTTACTCCGGTGCAGATATGGATATTCTCTGCCGTGAAGCTTCTATGGAACCATTGCGTTCAATACCACCTGATCAGATTCTCCATATAGTTAAAGATAAG GTACGCCCAGTAAATATCAACGATTTTATATTGGCTTTGCAAAGTGTACGACCGAGCGTGTCAAGAGACGACTTAGCTCAATACATTGAATGGAACAAAGAATATGGCGCATtacaacaaatgaaataa
- the LOC105212663 gene encoding fidgetin-like protein 1 isoform X1, whose product MCENRKDLARQYVVEENIWNSSCSSASEKAAAWRRQLLILGNSEHNLPKTEVYALLQHHHARLDSKTLDEYKCKRINSVKSLLEKNNHIKPIIYKKDNYIFEDSDFEPSCSGAYESCKKREITEDDLRYFQDSNYRENIEINSNVDTDVQPQPRSSTSTFLHPQKQPKLDESTKATSNKTERITENPVSCDKTHINEPSIEENQFRTAREILLAKTIQKSNTNNERSGNDFKDMSNPTKKTEVPMYFNYGITKKVLGSRRTTRSGFVSPVAKDSTFATNSSPHHTPSPPLNSTPEEIDERLKNIDPKMVDLIKNEIMYKYKPMDWNDIAGLDYVKSIIKEAVVYPLLRPDIFTGLRRPPRGILLFGPPGTGKTLIGKCIASQSQSTFFSISSSTLTSKWVGEGEKMVRALFAVAAVHQPSVVFIDEVDSLLSKRSESEHDSSRKLKNEFLVQLDGAATSEEDRVLIVGATNRPQELDDAARRRFARRLYIPLPEVCARIQILKNLLGSVSNDLDENNIQMIGDQTNGYSGADMDILCREASMEPLRSIPPDQILHIVKDKVRPVNINDFILALQSVRPSVSRDDLAQYIEWNKEYGALQQMK is encoded by the exons ATGTGCGAAAATCGGAAGGATTTGGCCAGGCAATATGTTGTCgaagaaaatatttggaattctTCATGTTCTAGCGCATCGGAAAAAGCCGCGGCATGGCGACGGCAGCTTCTTATATTAGGAAATTCGGAACA taATTTGCCAAAAACCGAAGTCTATGCCCTGCTACAACATCATCATGCCCGTTTGGATTCTAAAACCTTAGAcgaatataaatgtaaacgcaTAAATTCGGTAAAATCGCTTTTAGAAAAGAATAATCACATTAAACCAATAATTTATAAGAAAGATAATTACATATTTGAGGATTCGGATTTTGAGCCTTCGTGTAGTGGTGCCTATGAAAGTTGTAAGAAAAGAGAAATAACAGAAGATGATTTGCGGTATTTCCAAGATTCGAATTAccgagaaaatattgaaataaacagTAACGTGGACACAGACGTACAACCACAACCGAGAAGTAGTACATCAACCTTTTTACATCCACAAAAACAACCTAAACTTGATGAAAGTACCAAGGCAACAAGTAATAAAACTGAAAGAATTACCGAAAACCCCGTAAGCTGCGATAAAACACACATTAATGAACCATCCATAGAAGAAAACCAATTTCGAACCGCAAGAGAAATACTTTTGGCTAAAACCATCCAA aaATCTAATACTAATAATGAACGTAGCGGAAATGATTTTAAGGATATGTCGAATCCTACCAAGAAAACAGAAGTACCCATGTATTTCAATTATGGCATAACCAAGAAAGTGTTAGGTTCTCGAAGGACAACAAGGTCAGGATTTGTTTCACCCGTAGCAAAGGACAg TACATTTGCGACGAATTCATCACCTCATCATACTCCGTCGCCACCATTAAATTCAACACCCGAAGAAATTGATGAGAGACTTAAAAATATAGATCCAAAAATGGTCGATCTAATTAAGAATGAAATAATGTACAAATACAAGCCTATGG ACTGGAATGATATCGCTGGCTTAGATTACGTAAAATCGATTATTAAAGAAGCGGTTGTATACCCCTTACTGCGTCCTGATATATTTACTGGCTTACGACGTCCTCCACGTGGTATATTATTATTTGGACCGCCAGGAACAGGGAAAACGCTAATTGGTAAATGCATCGCTTCTCAATCGCAGTCAACATTTTTTAGTATTAGTTCGTCTACTTTAACATCAAAATGGGTTGGTGAAGGTGAAAAAATGGTAAGGGCATTATTTGCGGTGGCTGCTGTACATCAACCGTCG GTGGTATTTATCGATGAAGTTGATTCTCTTCTGTCTAAACGCTCTGAATCTGAACATGACAGTTCCCGCAAATTAAAA AACGAGTTTTTGGTGCAATTGGATGGCGCTGCAACAAGTGAAGAAGACCGTGTACTCATTGTAGGCGCTACTAACAGACCACAGGAGTTAGATGATGCTGCACGCAGGCGCTTCGCCAGACGTTTATACATCCCTCTTCCTGAAGTATGTGCTCGAAtacaaattctaaaaaatctgcTGGGAAGTGTTAGTAATGATTTagatgaaaataatatacagaTGATTGGAGATCAAACTAACGGTTACTCCGGTGCAGATATGGATATTCTCTGCCGTGAAGCTTCTATGGAACCATTGCGTTCAATACCACCTGATCAGATTCTCCATATAGTTAAAGATAAG GTACGCCCAGTAAATATCAACGATTTTATATTGGCTTTGCAAAGTGTACGACCGAGCGTGTCAAGAGACGACTTAGCTCAATACATTGAATGGAACAAAGAATATGGCGCATtacaacaaatgaaataa